One region of Mus musculus strain C57BL/6J chromosome 15, GRCm38.p6 C57BL/6J genomic DNA includes:
- the Pfdn5 gene encoding prefoldin subunit 5: protein MAQSINITELNLPQLEMLKNQLDQEVEFLSTSIAQLKVVQTKYVEAKDCLNVLNKSNEGKELLVPLTSSMYVPGKLHDVEHVLIDVGTGYYVEKTAEDAKDFFKRKIDFLTKQMEKIQPALQEKHAMKQAVMEMMSQKIQQLTALGAAQATVKA from the exons ATGGCGCAGTCGATTAACATCACGGAGCTGAATCTGCCACAACTGGAAATGCTCAAGAACCAGCTGGACCAG GAAGTGGAGTTTTTGTCCACGTCCATTGCTCAGCTCAAGGTGGTCCAGACCAAGTACGTGGAAGCCAAGGACTGTCTGAACGTGCTGAACAAGAGCAACGAGG GAAAAGAATTACTGGTCCCACTGACGAGTTCT ATGTACGTCCCCGGGAAGCTACACGATGTGGAGCATGTGCTTATTGATGTGGGAACCGGCTACTACGTGGAGAAG ACAGCTGAGGACGCCAAGGACTTCTTCAAAAGGAAGATAGACTTCCTCACCAAACAGATGGAGAAAATCCAGCCAGCGCTGCAGGAGAAGCATGCCATGAAGCAGG CTGTCATGGAAATGATGAGCCAGAAGATTCAGCAGCTCACAGCCCTGGGGGCAGCGCAGGCCACGGTCAAAGCCTGA